CGCAGCCAGATGCCGGAGTTGGCCTGTCTGATGCTGACGTCGTTCGACGACGAGGAAGCCCTGCTCGACGCGATCATGGCCGGGGCATCGGGCTACGTGCTCAAGCAGATCAAGGGTTCCGACCTGGTTTCGGCGGTACGTACGGTCGCCTCGGGACAGTCGATGCTCGATCCCGCGACCACCGCACGCTTGATGCGGTCCCTGCGCACCGACCCTGACGCCACGCCGGAACTCGCCCCGGAGCTGGCAGGTCTGTCACCGCGCGAGCGGGACATCCTGGCGCTCATCGGGGACGGTCTGACCAACCGCGAGATCGGCAAGCGGCTCTACCTGTCGGAGAAGACCGTCAAGAACCACATCTCGCGACTGCTGGCCAAGCTGGGCGTTCACCGTCGTGTCCAGGCCGCAGTACTCGCCACCCAGCTGGAACAGCACGACGCCGGCGATCTCCCCCTGCGGTGAGCCCTGCGCGGGCGAGTCCCGCCGCGGCGCAACCGCTGGGGCGGGACTGACTTCGCAAGGGCTCCCCCGCGCCGTCAGGATCCGGCGCCGCGTCAGGCCATGGGTTGGACGGGTGCCCGCCACACAAGTCGTGTCCCCCCTCCCTCCTCACGCTCGCCGAGCGTAAAGCTGCCGTCGAGGGCGATCGCCCGCTCTTCCATGTTCCTCAGGCCGCTGCGTGCGACGCCGCTCGGCACCCCACAGCCGTCGTCCGTCACCACGAGTGTCAGCTCACCCCCGCCGCAGCGCAGCCGTACGTCCACGGCCCGCGCTCCGGCGTGCCGTGCCGCGTTACTGAGCGCTTCCCCCAGCACCGCGACCACCTGATCCGCGATGGCACCCGGGACATCCGTCTCGACGAGCCCCTCGATCCGCAGCGCGGGCAGGAACCCGAACGAGGCGGCCGACGTCTTCACCAGGTCCGAGACCCGGCCGCGCAGACCCGTGGCGCCCGGCCCGGCCTCGCCGTGCGTACGCAGTCCGAAAATCGTGGAACGAATGATCTTGATGGTGTCGTCCAGGTCGTCGACCGTCCGCGCCAGCCGCTCGAGGCCCTCAGGGTGGTCCATGAAGCGCTGGGCGCTCTGCAACGTCATCCCTGCCGCGAAAAGCCGCTGAATGGCCAGGTCATGCAGATCACGAGCGATGCGGTCACGGTCTTGCAGCAGCACGATCCGTTCCGCGTCCCGCCGCCGTTCGGCCAGCTCGAGTGCCAGTGCCGCCTGATCGGCGAAACCGAGGAGCGGTCCGGTGTCCTCATCGCCGAACGGCGGCCGGCCCGGCACACGCCCCAGGATCAGCACACCGCGCGCCTTCCCGCTGGTACCGAGCGGCACAGCGGCCACCGGACCGAGGCCAGTCCATTGCACCTCGCCCTCGCCCGTGCGGGAATCGTGCCCGATGTCGGCGGTGACCACGGGTTCGACCGAACTCAACGCGGCACCGACGAATCCCTCCACAGAAGACAACACCAGGCCACTGCGTCGCTCCGCGTCCAGACCGACCGCGAGCACGGGCCGCAGCACTTCGTCGCCCTGCACCCACTCCGCGATCATCCCGGCGTCCGCGGAGACGATCTTCCGGGCCTGCTCGGCGATCAGCTCCAGTACCTCGGCACTCGAGGCCCCGGTCAGGAGCATGCTCGTGACCCTGCCGCTGGCCCGCTGCCAGCGCTCGCGGAGTCTGGTCTCCTCGTACAGTCGTGCGTTCTCGATCGCGACGCCCGCCGCCACCGCAAGCGTGGAGAGCACCGCCTCGTCCTCCGCGTCGAACTCCTTGCCGCTGCGCTTCTCGGTGAGGTAGAGGTTCCCGAACACCTCGTCACGCACCCGGATCGGTACGCCGAGGAAGGAGTGCATCGGCGGGTGGTTGGCCGGAAAGCCGTACGAGTTCGGATGCTCCGAGAGTTCCGGCAGCCTCAGCGGTTCCGGGTGCCGGATCAGCTCTCCGAGGATCCCATGTCCGCTGGGCAGCGCCCCGATGGCCGCGCGGTGCTCGTCGTCGATGCCGACCGTGAGGAACTCGGACAGCTTGCGATCGTCGCCGATCACTCCCAGCGCCCCGTACTCGGCGTCCACCAGCAGCACGGCGGCCTCGACGATGCTCCTCAGCACATGGGGCAGATCAAGCCCCCGGCCCACCGAAAGGACCGCTTCCAGCAGGCCGTGCAACCGGTTCTGGATGCCACGCGCCGCGTCGATGCGCACCTGCAGCTCGCCGAGCAGGTCATCGAGGCGCAGCTTCGGCAGATACTGCTCGGCGCCCCCCGCCCCTTCCCCGCTCATCGCTTCCTCCAACCGACTCACGCAGACAGGCAGAAGGGACGAAATTCCCTGTCTTCACCGTACTGTCCGGGACGGCTCGGCATCACGCTCAACGCATCGAAGAGGAACGATTCCAACGAAAGGGGCGGTCGGTGAGGAACAACGGATCGCGCGTGCGCCGGGCGACCAGCCGGGCAGGTGCGTGACTGCCGGCGAGTCCTCCCGGTTGCCCGCCCGTGGCGGTGATCCTGCCGCGCTCGTCCGCCCTCCGGAGCTGCCGAAGTGAATGCGTACACCTCGCCCCGGCTGCCGGAGTGCTGCCGTCACAGACCGTGACGATAGCCGCGCCTCCGCCGCTGTAGATCCGACATGCCCCACGACCGAGCCGGGTGCGGGTCGCCTGCACGACACTTTGTTCCCATATCGTCGTGCGCCGATGCCGGAATCCGTCCTGGCTTTCGGGCCGTGGTCGAGGAGCGAGCCATGAGTACGACGGCGTCTGCCGAGGCGGGGGAGCTGAAGCGGCACCTGGGCGTGTTCGACGCCGTGATGATCGGGCTCGGGTCGATGATCGGCGCGGGGATCTTCGCCGCGCTCGCCCCGGCCGCCGGCGCGGCCGGGTCCGGTCTACTGCTGAGCCTGGCGCTGGCCGCAGCGGTGGCGTACTGCAACGCCACCTCCTCGGCTCGCCTGGCCGCCCGGTACCCGCAGTCGGGGGGCACCTACGTCTACGGACGCGAGCGGCTCGGGGACTTCTGGGGGTACATCGCCGGCTGGGGCTTCGTGGTCGGCAAGACCGCCTCCTGTGCTGCCATGGCGCTGACGGTGGGCTCCTACGCGTGGCCCGGTCAGGCGCACGCGGTCGCGGTCGCTGCGGTGGTGGCGCTCACCGCGGTGAACTACGTCGGCGTGCAGAAGTCCGCGTGGCTGACGCGCGGGATCGTCGCGGTCGTCCTGGCGGTGCTTGCCGCCGTGGTCACAGCCTGCGCGCTCGGCGGCACGGCGCGGGCAGCGCGTCTGGACGTCGGGACGGACGCCACCTTCGGCGGCGTGCTCCAGGCGGCCGGACTGCTGTTCTTCGCCTTCGCCGGCTACGCGCGCATCGCCACCCTCGGCGAGGAAGTCCGCGACCCCAAAAGGACCATTCCCCGCGCGATCCCGACCGCCCTCGGCATCACCTTGGTCGTATACGCGGCCGTCGCCGTCGCCGTGCTCGCGGTGCTCGGGCCGGACCGGCTCGCCGACAGCGCGGCGCCGCTCGCTGAGGCCGTGCGCGTCGCCGGTGTGCCAGGCCTGGCTCCGGTGGTGCGCGTCGGGGCGGTCGTCGCGGCGCTCGGTTCGCTGCTGGCGCTGATCCTGGGGGTCTCCCGCACCACGCTGGCGATGGCACGCGACCGGCACCTGCCGCATGTGCTGGCCACCGTCCACTCGCGGTTCAAAGTGCCGCACCACGCCGAACTCGCGGTCGGCGCGATGGTCGCCGTCCTGGCCGCGACCACGGATGTGCGCGGCGCGATCGGCTTCTCCTCCTTCGGCGTGCTGGCCTACTACACCATCGCCAACGCCTCGGCCTGGACACTCACCCGGACCGAGGGGCGCCCCGCGCGGATCGTGCCCGTCGTCGGCGCAGCGGGCTGCCTGGCCCTGGCCTTTGCCCTCCCGCTGGCCTCTACGCTGTGGGGAGCGACAGTGATCGGGGCCGGCACTGCCGCCTACGGCCTGCGCAAGGCCCTGGACCGACGCGACGACTGACGCCCTCGGGCGACCAGCGGGCCGGTCCCCGGCGGGCAAACCTCACGGCCCGGCGCCGACAGGGCCCTCCGTCCTCGGCAAACGCGCCTGGGCGGGCGCCTTGTGCCAGCGCCCCGCGTACAGCTCACCTCCGACCGGGCGGACACCGCGTCGGCCCCTGCTCCGGTTGCGCGGCGTGACGCACTCGGCCGGATGTGCTCGGCCGTCACACCTGCGGGCGTCGTCCCTCAGCGTCCGGGCAGAGTGAGGGTGCAGGACTCTCCGGGCGCCACCGAGACGGTGCGGTCCGCGAGGGCGATGCCGATCGGGTCCCGGTCGGACGCCGGCACGGAAACCCGCAGCCGGCCCGCGCTCAGCCTCAGTTGCACACCGCGGTGTCCCCGGTAGCGGAGCGCGAACCCGTACTCGGACAGCTCGGGCAAGGGCACCGGGTCGAACCACAGCGCGCCACCGCGGGTCTCGAGGCCGGTCAGTCCGCGCTGAACGAGGTCGAGGGTGCCGGCCATGGCACCGAGGTGAATGCCCTCGCCCGTGGTGGCGCCCTGCAGATCCGCGATGTCACCCGCCAGGGCCTCGTGGACGTAGGTCCACGCCTCGGCCCGTCGTGCCCTGGCCAGCACCCATCCATGGACAAGGCTGCTCAGGGTCGAACCGTGGCTCGTCCGGCGGAGATAGTGATCGACGGTGCGACGCCACACGGTGTCGTCCAGCTCATGGCCCAATCGGCGGAACAGGCCCGCGAGTTCGGCGGGCGAGAAGAGATAGCCCAGCATCAGGACGTCGGCCTGCTTCGACGCCTGGTAGCGGTTGACGGTGTCGCCTTCGGCTTCAAGGATCCGGTCGAGGCGCCGGATGTCACGGTAACGGTCCCGGTAGGCAGGCCAGTCGAGCTCGGCCAGATCGCCGTATCCCTCGAACTGGCTGATGACGCCTGCGTGGTACGGCACGTGCAGCCTGCGGGAGTCGTCCCACAGGTCGAGCTCGGCCGGCTCGAGCCGGGTGGTCTCGCACAGGTCCCGGCGCACCGGTTCGGGCAGGCCGCGCAGGACGTCGAGGGTGCGGGTCAGCACCCAGGCGGCGGTGACATTGGTGTACGTGTTGTCGTCCAGCCCCGGATGACGGGCGCCGGGATACGCGTCGTGATACTCGTCGGGGCCGACGACGCCGCGGATCCGGTAGCGGCCCAGCGTCGGGTCGAGCTCCGCGACGCCGGCCCAGAACCTGGCGATCTGAACGAGCATCTCGATGCCCTTGGTATGCAGAAACTCCGTGTCGCCGCTCGCCTCGCAGTACTGCCACACGTTGTAGGCGATCGCTGAACCGACGTGGTGCTGGAGCCGTGAGTGATCGGGCAGCCAGCGTCCGGAGCGCGGATTGAGGTGGAGTCGCTGGGTCTCCTCGCGTCCGTCGCTGCCGCTCTGCCAGGGATACATGGCGCCGGTGTGCCCGGCATCGCGTGCAGCTGAGCACGCCTGTTCCAAACGGCGGTGGCGGTACGTGAGCAGGGCCCGGGAGACCTCGGGGAAATGCAGGTTCAGATACGGCAGGACGAACAGCTCGTCCCAGAAGACGTGCCCGCGATAGGCCTCGCCGTGGAGCCCTCGGGCCGGGACGCCGACGTCGAGTTCGGCGGTGTGCGGGGACAGGGTCTGCAGCACGTGGAAGAGATGCAGTCGCAGCACCGGCCCTGCGCTGGTCGGCACATCCAACTCCGCGTTGCGCCACAGCCTTTGCCACGCCGAGCGGTGTGACTCCAGCAGTGTCTCGAAGTCCGCGGCACGGCGGACCCGGTCGAGCGCCGCGTGCAGCGGGTCGCTGATGGCAGGGTCGCGCGAGGTGTGCAGGGCAACGGTCTTGTCGACCGTCACCGTGCACCCGTCGGCCAGGGAGAACCCGAGCACCTGGACGGCGCGGGCGTGCTCGTGCGCCACCGCCGTCTCCGCGTGCGCGTCCGCGACCGTGCGGGCCGCGAGGCCGATCCTGATGTCCGAGGTGCTGGTGCGGCAGCGCATCCAGACGGTGTCGGGCGCCGGCGATCCGGTCTGGACGTGCGTGAGGTGGCGATGGGCGAGCGCGTCGTAGCGCTCGACTCCGGTGTTGGTGACGGTCCCGTCCAGAGCCGACTCGACCTCCAGCCGCCCCGACCAGCCCTCGGCGGTGACCTCGGTCCGGAGCAGGGCGAGGTGCGGATCGGCCATGTGAACCACCCGCAACTGTCGTACGGCGAGACGCCGACCGTCGTCGTCCTCGTATCGCACGACGCGCTCCAGAGTGCCGGTACGGAGATCAAGACTCTGGCGGTGCTCGAGGAGCTTGTGGGTGTCCGGGGAGAGCCAGGTCCCGGCGTCCGTACGGAAGCGGAGTCGCAGCCAGTTGGGGAGGTTGACCATGTCTTCGTTCTCGACCCTGCGGCCGGCCACGTCCGAGGGCAGCCGGTTGTAACAGCCGGCTGCGTACGTGCCCGGGTAGTGGACGGCGTCGGCGGCGCATTCCGGTGCTGCTCCGCGGGTCGCGAAATAGCCGTTGCCGAGGGTGCACAGCGACTCCCGCAGCCTCTCCTGGGCGGGATCGTAGCCCTCGTACTCCAGTGTCCAGTCCCGCATCGTCAGCCCTCCCCCAGCAGTTCGCCGAGGTCGTCGACCACCAGATCCGCGCCGCGCTTCAGCAGCGCGCCCCGGGTGTCGGGGGTGCGAGCCCGGTCCACCCCCACGACCAGGCCGAAGCCGCCGCGCCGTCCGGCCTCGACTCCGGCCAGTGCGTCTTCGACGACGGCGGTCAGTCGGGCGGGAACGCCCAGGCGGCGCGCCGCCTCCAGGAAGAGCGCGGGATCGGGTTTCCCCGGCAGGGCAAGGCGTCCTGCCTCCGCGCCGTCCACCAGGACGTCGAAAAGGTCACGCACGCCCGCGCGCTCGAGGAGTTCCCCCGCGTGCCGGGAGGCCGACGCCGCGGCCAGCGGCACCCCGGCGGACCGCAGGGTGCGCACCAGCCGGACCGTGCCCGGATAGGCGTCGACCCCCTCGGCGCGCAGCCGCTCGGTGAAGACCGCTTCCTTATGGGCGGCGACGGCCTGGATCTCCGTACCGGACGGGTGGAGCCCCCGGGCACGGAGGAACGCGGCGGCTCCGTCGAGGCGTGATGTGCCGTCGACGTACCGCAGATAGTCGTCGCGCATGTCGAAGGGCGGTTGTCCCTGCGGGTCCCGGGCGTGCAGGAAACTGTCGAAGGCCGTCTTCCACGCGGCGGCATGCACCCGGGCCGAGTCCGTGACGACACCGTCAGTGTCGAAGACCACGGCTGCCGTACCTCGCAACGCGCGGGGCACGGTGGCCGTTCCGCTCCGTTCAACACTCATCGTTCGCCGGCCGTCGAGTTGGCGTCGTGCCGGGCGTCGCGTCCGTCATGGCGGTGAACTCCTTTGCAGGAACGGTGCCTTACGTGCTCCAGGCCCAGTTGGCGACCTCCGGCAGGTCGGTTCCGTGCTCGCGGATCCACGCGTGGTGCCGGGTGCGGGCGTCGGCCATGCACTGGCGTACCGCGGCGGCCCGAACACCGAGGCCGGGAACGCGGTCGATGACGTCCATCACCAGGCGGTAGCGGTCCAAGTCGTTGCGGACCACCATGTCGAACGGGGTCGTGGTCGTGCCCATTTCCCTGTAGCCGCGGACATGGATGTTGCCGTGTCCGGTGCGGCGGTAGGCGAGACGGTGGATCAGCCAGGGGTAGCCGTGGTAAGCGAAGATCACGGGCTTGTCCGTCGTGAACAGCCCGTCGTACTCGAAGTCGCTCATCCCGTGGGGATGTTCATCGCGGGGCAGCAGGCGGGTCATGTCGACCACGTTGACGACCCTGACGGCCAGTTCGGGCAGGTGGCGCCGCAGCAGGTCGGACGCCGCCAGGATCTCCTGGGTGGGGACGTCGCCCGCGCAGGCGAGGACGACATCGGGTTCTCGTTCCCCGTCGGCGGACCCCGCCCAGTCCCAGATTCCGGCGCCGCGGGCGCAGTGGGCGCGGGCCTGGTCCATGGAGAGCCAGTCGAAGCAGGGCTGTTTGCCCGCGACGACGACGTTGACGTAGTCCCGGCTGCGCAGGACATGGTCCGCGACGGACAGCAGCGTGTTGGCGTCGGGCGGCAGATACACCCGTACGACCTCGGGGCTCTTGTTGAGGACGTGATCCACGAAGCCGGGATCCTGGTGCGAGAACCCGTTGTGGTCCTGCCGCCAGACGTGCGACGTCAGCAGGTAGTTGAGGGAGGCGATCGGAGCGCGCCACTTCAGTGCCCGAGAGGTCCTGAGCCACTTGATGTGCTGGTTCACCATCGAGTCGACGATGTGGACGAACGCCTCATAGCACGAGAACAGTCCGTGCCGGCCGGTGAGGAGGTAGCCCTCCAGCCAGCCCTGACAGAGGTGTTCGGAGAGGATCTCCATGACGCGGCCGTGTCGGTCCAGGTGCTCGTCCACCGGGAGGGTCTGTGCCTGCCAGGCTTTGCCACTGGCCTGGTAGACGGCGTCCAGTCGGTTGGAGGCGGTCTCGTCGGGCCCGACCAGGCGGAAGTCACGACGGCCGGAGGTGTCTTCCATGATCCGTTCGAGGAGGCTGCCCAGGACGCGGGTGGGCTCGTGCTGGGTGGCGCCCGGCTTGTCCACGGGGACGGCAAAGCCGTCGAGGGGCGGGATCGGCAGATCGCGCACGAGACGGCCGCCGTTGGCGTGCAACGTGGCGCCGAGGCGGCGGTCACCCTCGGGGACGCACGCTAGAACGTCCGCGCTGGGCCGCCCCGCGGAGTCGAAGAGCTCCTCGGGGCGGTACGAGCGCAGCCAGGTCTCCAACTGCCGCAGGTGATCCGGGTTTTCGCGTACACCGGCCAGAGGGACCTGGTGGGCCCGCCAAGTCCCCTCGACGGGCACGCCGTCGACCTCAACGGGTCCCGTCCAGCCCTTCGGCGTACGCAGCACGATCACGGGCCAGCGCACCCGCTCGGCCACGCCGCCCTCGCGGGCCGTGCGCTGCATCAGCTCGATGCGGTCCAGCGCCCGGTCGATAGCGCCGGCCATCGCGCGGTGGACCTCGTGCGGGTCGTCGCCGGTCACATGGATCGGCTCGTGCCCGTATCCCCGCAGCAACTCGTCGAGTTCGGGCTCGGGGATGCGGGACAGAACGGTCGGGTTGGCGATCTTGTAGCCGTTGAGATGGAGGATCGGCAGAACGGCGCCGTCGTGGACCGGGTCGAGGAACTTGTTCGAGTGCCAGGACGCGGCGAGCGGACCGGTCTCCGCCTCCCCGTCGCCGATCACGCAGGCGACCAGCAGGTTCGGATTGTCGAAGGCGGCGCCATAGGCGTGAGCGAGTGAGTAGCCGAGTTCACCGCCTTCGTGGATCGATCCGGGCGTCTCGGGCGCCACATGGCTGGGCACGCCGCCCGGGAACGAGAACTGCCTGAAGAGGCGTTCCATGCCCGTCGCGTCACGCGTGACGTCCGCGTAGGTCTCGCTGTAGCTGCCCTCCAGCCAGGAGTTCGCGAGAACCGCGGGCCCACCGTGGCCCGGTCCCCACACGCACAGTGCCTCGAGGTCACGGGCTTTGATGGCGCGGTTCAGGTGAGTGTGGACGAGGTTGAGGCCGGGCGACGTTCCCCAGTGGCCGAGCAGGCGCGGCTTGATGTGGGCGGGTGTCAGAGGCTCGGCGAGCAGCGGATTGGCCATGAGGTAGATCTGGCCGACGGCAAGGTAGTTCGCGGCCCGCCAGTGGGCGTCCAGGGTGCGCAGTTCGTCGTCGGTCAGTACCGTGCTGTCCTGGTGTTCGACCTTGGGCATGGTGGCTCCGTAAGTCATCGGGGCAAGTCATCGGGCGGAGGAGGCGGCATGGCCGGTGAGAAGGCCGCGAAGGTGCCGCGCGCGGCGTACGAGCGGGAATTGCTGCGTCTTCAGACGGAGCTGGTGAAGCTTCAGGAGTGGGTGCGCACCGAGGGCGCCCGGCTGGTGGTCGTCTTCGAAGGACGGGACGCGGCAGGCAAGGGCGGCACCATCAAGCGGGTCTCCGAACACCTCAACCCTCGCGTCGCCCGGACCGTCGCTCTCCCCAAGCCGACCGAACGCGAACGCGGCCAGTGGTACTTCCAGCGTTACATCGAGCAGCTGCCGGCTGCCGGGGAGATCGCATTGTTCGACCGGAGCTGGTACAACCGCGCCGGTGTCGAGCATGTGATGGGCTTCTGCACCAAGGAGGAGTACCAACTCTTCCTCCGCCAATGCCCCGTATTCGAGCGCATGCTCATCGAGGACGGCATCCTGCTGCGCAAGTACTGGTTCTCGGTGAGCGACGCCGTACAACAGGAGCGGTTCAGCCGCCGGCTGGATGATCCGACGCGGCGGTGGAAGCTCTCCCCGATGGATCTCGAGTCGATCAGCCGGTGGGAGGCCTACTCCCGGGCCAAGGACCAGATGCTGGTGCACACCGACACCTCGGACGCGCCGTGGTTCGTCGTGGAGAGCGATGACAAGCGCAAGGCGCGACTGAACATGATCGCCCACCTGCTGGACTCCGTGCCCTACCACGAGGTGCCCCCTCCGGTGCTCGAGCTGCCGCCCCGGCCCCCGTCGACCGGCTACGAACGCCCACCGCGTGACCTGCAGACATACGTCCCCGACCACGCGGCGGGCATCTGAGCCGGCCACGCGCTCAGCCCCGCTGCGGAACGACGGCGACGGGACATCGCGAATGGTGCAGGGCCGTGTGCGCGACCTGGCCGAGCTGAAGACCGAGGTGGCCCCGGCGCCGCAGGGCACCGACAACCAGCAGGTCGGCCCGCATCGAGGCGTCCAGCAGCACCCTGCGGGCGGGCCCCTCGGCAGTCCGCCGACGCAGTTCCA
The DNA window shown above is from Streptomyces sp. NBC_01445 and carries:
- a CDS encoding HAD family hydrolase, which encodes MSVERSGTATVPRALRGTAAVVFDTDGVVTDSARVHAAAWKTAFDSFLHARDPQGQPPFDMRDDYLRYVDGTSRLDGAAAFLRARGLHPSGTEIQAVAAHKEAVFTERLRAEGVDAYPGTVRLVRTLRSAGVPLAAASASRHAGELLERAGVRDLFDVLVDGAEAGRLALPGKPDPALFLEAARRLGVPARLTAVVEDALAGVEAGRRGGFGLVVGVDRARTPDTRGALLKRGADLVVDDLGELLGEG
- a CDS encoding APC family permease, translated to MSTTASAEAGELKRHLGVFDAVMIGLGSMIGAGIFAALAPAAGAAGSGLLLSLALAAAVAYCNATSSARLAARYPQSGGTYVYGRERLGDFWGYIAGWGFVVGKTASCAAMALTVGSYAWPGQAHAVAVAAVVALTAVNYVGVQKSAWLTRGIVAVVLAVLAAVVTACALGGTARAARLDVGTDATFGGVLQAAGLLFFAFAGYARIATLGEEVRDPKRTIPRAIPTALGITLVVYAAVAVAVLAVLGPDRLADSAAPLAEAVRVAGVPGLAPVVRVGAVVAALGSLLALILGVSRTTLAMARDRHLPHVLATVHSRFKVPHHAELAVGAMVAVLAATTDVRGAIGFSSFGVLAYYTIANASAWTLTRTEGRPARIVPVVGAAGCLALAFALPLASTLWGATVIGAGTAAYGLRKALDRRDD
- a CDS encoding glycoside hydrolase family 65 protein translates to MRDWTLEYEGYDPAQERLRESLCTLGNGYFATRGAAPECAADAVHYPGTYAAGCYNRLPSDVAGRRVENEDMVNLPNWLRLRFRTDAGTWLSPDTHKLLEHRQSLDLRTGTLERVVRYEDDDGRRLAVRQLRVVHMADPHLALLRTEVTAEGWSGRLEVESALDGTVTNTGVERYDALAHRHLTHVQTGSPAPDTVWMRCRTSTSDIRIGLAARTVADAHAETAVAHEHARAVQVLGFSLADGCTVTVDKTVALHTSRDPAISDPLHAALDRVRRAADFETLLESHRSAWQRLWRNAELDVPTSAGPVLRLHLFHVLQTLSPHTAELDVGVPARGLHGEAYRGHVFWDELFVLPYLNLHFPEVSRALLTYRHRRLEQACSAARDAGHTGAMYPWQSGSDGREETQRLHLNPRSGRWLPDHSRLQHHVGSAIAYNVWQYCEASGDTEFLHTKGIEMLVQIARFWAGVAELDPTLGRYRIRGVVGPDEYHDAYPGARHPGLDDNTYTNVTAAWVLTRTLDVLRGLPEPVRRDLCETTRLEPAELDLWDDSRRLHVPYHAGVISQFEGYGDLAELDWPAYRDRYRDIRRLDRILEAEGDTVNRYQASKQADVLMLGYLFSPAELAGLFRRLGHELDDTVWRRTVDHYLRRTSHGSTLSSLVHGWVLARARRAEAWTYVHEALAGDIADLQGATTGEGIHLGAMAGTLDLVQRGLTGLETRGGALWFDPVPLPELSEYGFALRYRGHRGVQLRLSAGRLRVSVPASDRDPIGIALADRTVSVAPGESCTLTLPGR
- the ppk2 gene encoding polyphosphate kinase 2, whose translation is MAGEKAAKVPRAAYERELLRLQTELVKLQEWVRTEGARLVVVFEGRDAAGKGGTIKRVSEHLNPRVARTVALPKPTERERGQWYFQRYIEQLPAAGEIALFDRSWYNRAGVEHVMGFCTKEEYQLFLRQCPVFERMLIEDGILLRKYWFSVSDAVQQERFSRRLDDPTRRWKLSPMDLESISRWEAYSRAKDQMLVHTDTSDAPWFVVESDDKRKARLNMIAHLLDSVPYHEVPPPVLELPPRPPSTGYERPPRDLQTYVPDHAAGI
- a CDS encoding phosphoketolase family protein, translating into MPKVEHQDSTVLTDDELRTLDAHWRAANYLAVGQIYLMANPLLAEPLTPAHIKPRLLGHWGTSPGLNLVHTHLNRAIKARDLEALCVWGPGHGGPAVLANSWLEGSYSETYADVTRDATGMERLFRQFSFPGGVPSHVAPETPGSIHEGGELGYSLAHAYGAAFDNPNLLVACVIGDGEAETGPLAASWHSNKFLDPVHDGAVLPILHLNGYKIANPTVLSRIPEPELDELLRGYGHEPIHVTGDDPHEVHRAMAGAIDRALDRIELMQRTAREGGVAERVRWPVIVLRTPKGWTGPVEVDGVPVEGTWRAHQVPLAGVRENPDHLRQLETWLRSYRPEELFDSAGRPSADVLACVPEGDRRLGATLHANGGRLVRDLPIPPLDGFAVPVDKPGATQHEPTRVLGSLLERIMEDTSGRRDFRLVGPDETASNRLDAVYQASGKAWQAQTLPVDEHLDRHGRVMEILSEHLCQGWLEGYLLTGRHGLFSCYEAFVHIVDSMVNQHIKWLRTSRALKWRAPIASLNYLLTSHVWRQDHNGFSHQDPGFVDHVLNKSPEVVRVYLPPDANTLLSVADHVLRSRDYVNVVVAGKQPCFDWLSMDQARAHCARGAGIWDWAGSADGEREPDVVLACAGDVPTQEILAASDLLRRHLPELAVRVVNVVDMTRLLPRDEHPHGMSDFEYDGLFTTDKPVIFAYHGYPWLIHRLAYRRTGHGNIHVRGYREMGTTTTPFDMVVRNDLDRYRLVMDVIDRVPGLGVRAAAVRQCMADARTRHHAWIREHGTDLPEVANWAWST
- a CDS encoding response regulator transcription factor produces the protein MAEARTFTEQNPIRVFLLDDHEVVRRGLSDLLNAEPDISVVGDAENMEHALARGPALRPDVAVLDVRLPDGDGISVCRELRSQMPELACLMLTSFDDEEALLDAIMAGASGYVLKQIKGSDLVSAVRTVASGQSMLDPATTARLMRSLRTDPDATPELAPELAGLSPRERDILALIGDGLTNREIGKRLYLSEKTVKNHISRLLAKLGVHRRVQAAVLATQLEQHDAGDLPLR
- a CDS encoding sensor histidine kinase gives rise to the protein MSGEGAGGAEQYLPKLRLDDLLGELQVRIDAARGIQNRLHGLLEAVLSVGRGLDLPHVLRSIVEAAVLLVDAEYGALGVIGDDRKLSEFLTVGIDDEHRAAIGALPSGHGILGELIRHPEPLRLPELSEHPNSYGFPANHPPMHSFLGVPIRVRDEVFGNLYLTEKRSGKEFDAEDEAVLSTLAVAAGVAIENARLYEETRLRERWQRASGRVTSMLLTGASSAEVLELIAEQARKIVSADAGMIAEWVQGDEVLRPVLAVGLDAERRSGLVLSSVEGFVGAALSSVEPVVTADIGHDSRTGEGEVQWTGLGPVAAVPLGTSGKARGVLILGRVPGRPPFGDEDTGPLLGFADQAALALELAERRRDAERIVLLQDRDRIARDLHDLAIQRLFAAGMTLQSAQRFMDHPEGLERLARTVDDLDDTIKIIRSTIFGLRTHGEAGPGATGLRGRVSDLVKTSAASFGFLPALRIEGLVETDVPGAIADQVVAVLGEALSNAARHAGARAVDVRLRCGGGELTLVVTDDGCGVPSGVARSGLRNMEERAIALDGSFTLGEREEGGGTRLVWRAPVQPMA